One genomic region from Thermoleptolyngbya sichuanensis A183 encodes:
- a CDS encoding IS200/IS605 family accessory protein TnpB-related protein has protein sequence MAQRTVTTELPVELWQFAIDASKLVEPARVEYLNRMLAGDNENEIIRELQPKYGLNKRQVNAIRSEVKGAIASAKECRKRHIKILEQQIKSTRAWLKTAEKSLSKLPDACSIRYRQHLRSSKRFVIHQKKRRLRLLENKLQYLKNAVLQVSLGNKGTQYTTVGATKESFGNQISQYDGSTIKFRVPYALEGKYGKTIAAPLRFEYEQGQQWIDEAIQANRALSYRIYCKDFRWFIACSTDVPEPDRQSLPRQYGCLGLDINPGVIGWVYVDADGNLKHHGQFKLNLHSRSSGQIEATLHDVTKQIVLIAQSLQCPIAIENLDFSAKKSQMRERGRRYARMLSGFIYGKFTELLGQKCQLAGIELIKVNPAYSSQIGLIKFMKQYGLSSDTAAAMVLARRAMRLSERVPNQNAYAGVKSAKHVWSAWISLHKKLKPVRRHQYYTLANSQLEVMLCVESQDGIQSKPKGTSRRGATPQRNRKATASNACLDLATLG, from the coding sequence ATGGCTCAACGAACTGTCACAACTGAATTACCTGTAGAACTGTGGCAGTTCGCTATTGACGCTTCTAAACTCGTAGAACCTGCCAGAGTTGAATACTTGAACCGAATGTTGGCTGGCGATAACGAGAATGAAATCATCCGAGAATTGCAGCCTAAATACGGTTTGAACAAACGTCAAGTTAACGCCATTCGATCCGAGGTCAAAGGTGCGATTGCATCAGCTAAAGAATGCCGCAAACGCCACATCAAGATTTTAGAGCAGCAGATCAAATCTACGAGGGCATGGTTGAAGACGGCTGAAAAGTCGCTATCAAAACTACCTGATGCCTGTTCTATTCGGTATCGTCAGCACTTGCGCTCCTCAAAGCGATTTGTCATTCACCAGAAGAAACGTCGCTTGCGCCTGCTAGAGAACAAATTGCAGTACCTCAAGAATGCTGTTTTGCAGGTCAGCTTAGGCAACAAAGGAACGCAGTATACAACCGTTGGAGCCACAAAAGAGAGTTTTGGCAATCAGATCTCTCAGTACGATGGCAGCACAATCAAGTTTCGAGTTCCTTATGCCCTGGAAGGCAAATATGGGAAGACGATCGCGGCTCCGTTACGGTTTGAATATGAACAAGGTCAGCAATGGATTGATGAGGCTATCCAGGCTAACAGAGCGTTATCCTATCGTATCTACTGCAAAGACTTCCGATGGTTCATTGCTTGCTCTACAGACGTACCAGAACCCGATCGTCAGTCGTTACCGCGTCAGTATGGATGCCTGGGACTGGATATCAATCCTGGTGTGATCGGTTGGGTCTACGTAGATGCCGATGGTAATCTCAAGCATCATGGACAGTTCAAGCTAAACTTGCATAGCCGTAGTAGTGGACAGATTGAAGCCACGCTACATGATGTGACTAAGCAAATTGTACTGATTGCTCAATCGTTGCAATGCCCAATCGCTATCGAAAATCTAGATTTCAGTGCTAAAAAATCTCAGATGCGAGAGCGGGGTAGACGCTATGCCCGAATGCTCTCAGGATTTATCTATGGCAAGTTCACCGAACTTCTAGGGCAGAAATGCCAACTGGCAGGTATTGAATTGATTAAGGTCAATCCAGCCTACAGTTCACAGATAGGTTTGATTAAGTTTATGAAGCAGTACGGTCTATCATCCGATACTGCCGCTGCAATGGTTCTAGCGCGCAGAGCCATGCGACTGTCAGAGCGAGTTCCTAACCAAAACGCCTATGCTGGTGTGAAGTCAGCAAAGCACGTTTGGTCTGCATGGATCTCGCTACATAAAAAACTGAAGCCTGTGAGACGGCATCAGTATTATACGCTGGCTAACAGCCAACTAGAGGTCATGCTTTGCGTCGAGTCGCAAGACGGAATTCAGAGCAAACCGAAAGGTACTTCTAGACGAGGTGCGACCCCTCAGCGGAATCGCAAAGCTACCGCTAGCAATGCGTGTCTAGATTTGGCTACTCTTGGGTAG
- a CDS encoding Uma2 family endonuclease produces MTTLRIHAELTPLTVELPAQMSLGLEQFHELCRANPDLRIERSATGVVMIMPPTFSDSGNRNFNLTVQLGLWAEEDATGIGFDSSTGFTLPNGAIRSPDAAWIRLERWNALRDEQQASFAPICPDFVVELRSASDRLNLLQDKMQEYLDNGASLGWLIDRPGRTVYVYQRDRPVQVLENPETLRGDPVLPGFALRLEKIW; encoded by the coding sequence ATGACGACGCTCCGCATTCACGCTGAACTGACACCGCTGACCGTGGAGTTGCCTGCTCAGATGTCGCTAGGTCTGGAGCAGTTTCACGAGCTATGCCGTGCTAACCCCGACTTGCGAATCGAGCGCAGCGCCACCGGAGTCGTAATGATTATGCCCCCTACCTTTTCTGATAGTGGAAACCGAAACTTTAACCTAACCGTGCAGTTAGGCCTGTGGGCAGAGGAAGATGCTACGGGGATTGGCTTTGATTCCAGCACGGGGTTTACGCTGCCCAATGGGGCTATTCGATCGCCCGATGCGGCGTGGATTCGGCTGGAGCGCTGGAACGCGCTGAGGGATGAACAACAGGCCTCCTTTGCTCCGATTTGCCCGGATTTTGTGGTGGAGTTGCGGTCTGCGAGCGATCGCCTCAACCTGCTGCAAGACAAGATGCAGGAGTATCTCGACAACGGCGCAAGCCTAGGCTGGCTGATCGATCGCCCTGGCCGCACGGTGTATGTGTATCAGCGCGATCGCCCGGTACAGGTCTTGGAAAATCCAGAAACGCTCAGGGGTGACCCTGTGCTGCCGGGGTTTGCGCTGCGTCTCGAAAAGATTTGGTGA
- a CDS encoding ABC-F family ATP-binding cassette domain-containing protein, with protein MLRLEHISKIYPTGEVLKDINWEVKPGDRVGLVGVNGAGKSTQLKIIAGEMEPTTGEIIRPASLHIAYLTQEFEVDPSRTVRDEFWRAFAEVNQIHEGLADVQHQMQTASPEELDNLIHQLDRLQRKFEAMDGYGLEAKIEKILPEMGFTAEDGDRPVSAFSGGWQMRMSLGKILLQSPDLLLLDEPTNHLDLETIEWLETYLKGLTTPMVIVSHDREFLDRLCTQIVETERGVSTTYLGNYTAYLQQKEEAQLAQLSAYERQQKELEKQQAFVDRFRASATRSTQAKSREKQLEKIERIDAPTGSVRTLQFRFPPAPRSGREVVMIQELTHTYEDKILFLGANLLIERGDRIAFLGPNGCGKSTLLRLIMGMEQPTDGKVSLGDHNVIPGYFEQNQAEALDLSKTVMDTIHDEVPDWSNEEVRTLLGRFLFSQDMVFKKVEALSGGEKARLALAKMLLRPVNLMILDEPTNHLDIPAKEMLEEAIQNYDGTLIVVSHDRYFISQVATKIVEVRDGELRLYRGDYHYYLEKVAEERERARLEAIAAEKAAKAAAKRDKQKQKMKAKKESS; from the coding sequence ATGCTGCGTTTAGAACACATCAGCAAAATCTATCCTACGGGCGAAGTTCTGAAGGATATCAACTGGGAAGTGAAACCGGGCGATCGCGTCGGTTTGGTAGGGGTCAACGGCGCGGGCAAATCGACCCAGCTCAAGATCATCGCGGGCGAAATGGAGCCAACGACGGGGGAAATTATCCGCCCTGCCAGTCTGCACATAGCCTACCTGACGCAAGAATTTGAGGTCGATCCCAGCCGCACGGTGCGCGACGAGTTTTGGCGGGCTTTTGCCGAAGTGAACCAGATTCACGAGGGGCTGGCCGATGTGCAGCACCAGATGCAGACCGCCTCGCCAGAGGAACTGGACAACCTGATTCATCAGCTTGATCGGCTCCAGCGCAAGTTTGAAGCGATGGACGGCTACGGGCTAGAGGCCAAGATTGAAAAAATCCTGCCGGAAATGGGGTTCACTGCCGAAGATGGCGATCGCCCCGTCAGCGCCTTCAGCGGCGGCTGGCAGATGCGAATGAGCTTGGGCAAAATCTTGCTGCAATCGCCCGATTTGCTCCTGCTGGACGAACCGACCAACCACCTCGACCTGGAAACCATCGAGTGGCTGGAAACCTACCTCAAGGGGCTGACCACGCCGATGGTAATTGTCTCCCACGACCGGGAGTTTCTCGATCGCCTTTGCACGCAGATTGTCGAAACCGAGCGCGGCGTGTCCACCACCTACCTGGGCAACTACACCGCCTATCTCCAGCAAAAGGAAGAAGCCCAACTGGCGCAGCTTTCTGCCTACGAGCGGCAGCAGAAGGAACTGGAGAAACAGCAGGCCTTCGTCGATCGGTTTCGCGCCAGCGCCACCCGCAGCACCCAGGCCAAGAGCCGCGAAAAACAGCTTGAAAAAATCGAGCGGATCGATGCGCCGACGGGCAGCGTGCGGACGCTCCAGTTTCGCTTCCCCCCTGCACCCCGCAGCGGCCGCGAAGTGGTCATGATTCAAGAACTGACCCACACCTACGAAGACAAGATTCTGTTTTTGGGCGCAAACCTGCTGATCGAACGGGGCGATCGCATCGCGTTTCTCGGCCCCAACGGCTGCGGCAAGTCCACGCTGCTGCGGCTGATCATGGGCATGGAGCAGCCCACCGATGGCAAAGTGTCCCTCGGCGACCACAACGTGATCCCTGGCTATTTTGAGCAAAATCAGGCGGAGGCGCTGGATCTCAGCAAAACCGTGATGGACACGATCCACGACGAAGTGCCTGACTGGAGCAACGAGGAAGTGCGGACGCTGCTAGGGCGTTTTCTGTTTAGCCAGGACATGGTGTTCAAAAAAGTAGAAGCCCTCAGCGGCGGCGAAAAGGCGCGGCTGGCCCTGGCCAAAATGCTGCTGCGCCCGGTGAATTTGATGATTTTGGACGAGCCGACCAACCACCTCGACATTCCCGCCAAGGAAATGCTGGAGGAGGCGATTCAAAACTACGACGGCACGCTAATTGTGGTGTCCCATGACCGCTACTTTATTTCTCAGGTGGCCACCAAAATTGTCGAGGTGCGCGACGGAGAATTGCGGCTCTATCGTGGCGATTATCACTATTACCTTGAAAAAGTCGCGGAGGAGCGAGAACGCGCTAGGTTGGAGGCGATCGCCGCCGAAAAAGCTGCCAAAGCTGCCGCCAAGCGCGACAAGCAGAAACAGAAAATGAAAGCCAAAAAAGAATCGTCTTAG
- the gpmI gene encoding 2,3-bisphosphoglycerate-independent phosphoglycerate mutase: MAQAPISPVVLVILDGWGYRPSDDGNAIATAQTPVMDSLWAAYPHTLLQASGKSVGLPEGQMGNSEVGHLNIGAGRVVPQELVRISDAVEDGTILSNSALLKACEAVRQSGGKLHLVGLCSDGGVHSHISHLSGLLELAKEQNISDVCIHVITDGRDTKPTDGLTALKTIQRYIDEIGVGRIVTLSGRYYSMDRDRRWERTQAAYDLMTQDGEGDGRTALEVLQASYAENVTDEFVKPTRIASGAVSEGDGVIFYNFRPDRARQLTQVFVDPNFNGFERTQIPNVTFVTFTQYDPAFPVLVAFLPQDFNNILGEVISRNGLRQFRTSETEKYAHVTYFFNGGIEEPFEGEDRAMVPSPQVPTYDSAPTMSAEAVTDEAIAAIEKGIYGLIVINYANPDMVGHTGKMEAAIQAVETVDRCVGRLLEAIGRAGGTALITADHGNAEVMLDEDGHPWTAHTTNPVPFILVEGEKRKIPGHGTDVVLRDGGILADIAPTILEILRIPQPVEMTGQSLIEPAGFDVRQNRTPVRVSL; encoded by the coding sequence ATGGCACAAGCGCCAATCTCTCCAGTGGTACTGGTCATTCTAGATGGGTGGGGCTATCGTCCCAGCGATGACGGCAATGCGATCGCCACTGCCCAAACGCCCGTAATGGATAGCCTCTGGGCGGCCTATCCCCATACCCTGCTGCAAGCCTCTGGCAAGAGCGTCGGGCTGCCCGAAGGGCAAATGGGCAACTCCGAAGTTGGGCACCTAAACATTGGCGCGGGGCGCGTCGTTCCCCAGGAACTCGTCCGCATCAGCGACGCGGTTGAAGACGGCACAATTCTCAGCAACTCTGCCCTGCTCAAGGCCTGTGAAGCCGTTCGCCAGAGCGGTGGCAAGCTGCATCTGGTGGGTCTATGTTCCGACGGTGGCGTGCATTCCCACATCAGCCATCTGTCGGGGCTGCTGGAACTGGCTAAGGAGCAGAATATCTCGGACGTGTGCATTCATGTCATCACCGACGGGCGAGACACCAAGCCCACGGATGGACTCACAGCCCTGAAAACGATCCAGCGCTATATTGACGAAATTGGGGTAGGGCGGATCGTCACCCTCAGCGGGCGCTACTACAGCATGGATCGCGATCGCCGCTGGGAGCGCACCCAGGCCGCCTATGACCTGATGACCCAGGACGGCGAGGGCGATGGTCGTACAGCGCTGGAAGTGCTGCAAGCCTCCTACGCCGAAAACGTGACGGATGAGTTTGTTAAGCCGACGCGGATTGCGTCCGGAGCCGTCAGCGAGGGCGATGGGGTCATCTTCTACAACTTCCGTCCTGACCGGGCGCGTCAACTGACTCAGGTCTTTGTTGATCCCAACTTCAACGGGTTCGAGCGGACGCAAATTCCCAACGTGACGTTTGTCACCTTCACCCAATACGACCCCGCCTTCCCGGTGCTGGTCGCCTTCTTGCCGCAAGATTTCAACAACATTCTGGGCGAAGTGATTTCTCGCAATGGGTTGCGCCAGTTTCGCACCTCAGAAACCGAGAAGTACGCCCACGTCACCTACTTCTTTAACGGCGGCATTGAGGAACCCTTTGAGGGCGAAGACCGGGCGATGGTGCCCAGCCCCCAAGTGCCCACCTACGACAGTGCGCCTACGATGTCGGCCGAAGCCGTGACCGATGAGGCGATCGCTGCCATTGAAAAGGGCATCTATGGGCTGATCGTCATTAACTACGCCAATCCCGATATGGTGGGGCACACGGGCAAAATGGAAGCTGCGATTCAGGCGGTCGAGACGGTCGATCGCTGCGTGGGGCGGCTACTGGAAGCCATTGGCAGAGCGGGCGGCACTGCGCTGATCACCGCCGATCATGGCAACGCCGAAGTCATGCTGGACGAGGATGGACACCCTTGGACGGCCCACACGACCAATCCGGTGCCCTTCATTTTGGTCGAGGGTGAAAAGCGGAAGATTCCTGGTCACGGCACCGATGTCGTGCTGCGCGACGGTGGCATCCTGGCAGACATTGCGCCGACCATTCTGGAAATTTTGCGAATTCCCCAGCCTGTGGAAATGACGGGTCAGTCGCTGATTGAACCCGCTGGCTTTGACGTGCGCCAGAACCGAACCCCAGTGCGCGTTTCCCTGTAG